From the genome of Colletotrichum higginsianum IMI 349063 chromosome 4, whole genome shotgun sequence, one region includes:
- a CDS encoding UV radiation resistance-associated protein, translated as MPPPESRPLLLPQNRKLRHLRGIYIRNLSFVRPRGQTIDDTALNKSSSKLDALRDAPQLHHALSSDSLRPKPPRRRSTALAHATPVTRQRMLQFTIDGRAADAFFSLHCDGEDEPVYISETKEHATNFNFQFFDLSHHGPSVTRSPVVTIKIWANRTSWTLLLQDTIDLRSLHFIGTLQSRNFPPNGLIFHLADGIYSLDVLGKPTHAKDLPPLHTSSYNALMKLATLDTSIQDAIATQEQLTAQINDILEKSPHNETPAAEEKVKLAKKYVAHELRSLKAAEKRRDELRESLKSRREAIAQGRALQDKLAKDIVDATQHLAASKAVLAKTKEQIRGQRRRICADLGNIYQITPCPSGPPLSFQIAGLALPNTTYDMATSRGPDDDLLSGALGHVAALTNALQYYLSVPLPYPVTPFGSRSSIRDDISLLTDLNSAQAARQRDFPLYLPRGGSTAAQYRFDYGWFILNKDIEALCASQGLKVVDIRHTLPNLKYLLYVCSAGSDEVPERKRGGVRGLWAGRLKGRIPSSAVIASDGDTSSVGGSRRGSTDSEVLSRQRDELRKAMTVRDGAESPIDHSHNGTGNGNGNGGFAGLPFDEVKVSLRTKGMRENAGK; from the exons ATGCCTCCTCCCGAGTcccgtcccctcctcctcccccagaACCGCAAGCTCCGTCATCTCCGTGGCATCTACATCCGGAACCTGAGCTTCGTTCGTCCTCGGGGCCAGACCATTGACGACACGGCCTTGAACAAGTCATCCTCGAAGCTCGATGCCCTCCGTGATGCCCCTCAGCTGCATCATGCTCTCTCCAGCGACAGCCTCCGGCCCAagccgccgcgtcgccggagcaccgccctcgcccacgcCACCCCGGTGACAAGACAGCGCATGCTGCAATTCACCATCGACGGTAGAGCCGCCGATGCGTTTTTCTCCCTGCActgcgacggcgaggacgagcccgTCTACATTAGCGAGACGAAGGAGCATGCGACT AATTTCAACTTTCAATTTTTTGACCTCAGCCACCACGGCCCATCCGTCACCCGCTCGcccgtcgtcaccatcaaGATCTGGGCGAACCGGACTTCGTGGACGCTGTTGCTCCAAGACACGATCGACCTTCGAAGTCTGCACTTCATTGGCACCCTCCAAAGCCGCAACTTCCCTCCAAACGGGCTCATCTTCcatctcgccgacggcatctaCTCGCTCGACGTGCTCGGCAAGCCCACGCACGCAAAGGATCTCCCGCCGCTCCATACCTCGTCTTATAATGCTCTCATGAAACTCGCGACCCTCGACACCTCGATCCAGGACGCCATCGCGACACAGGAGCAGCTCACGGCCCAGATTAATGACATACTTGAGAAGTCGCCCCACAACGagacgcccgccgccgaggaaaaggtgaagctggccaagaagTACGTGGCCCACGAGCTACGATCTCTCAAGGCAGCCGAAAAGCGGCGCGACGAGCTGCGCGAATCACTCAAGTCGCGCAGGGAAGCTATTGCGCAAGGCCGTGCCCTACAAGATAAGCTCGCGAAGGACATTGTCGATGCGACGCAGCACCTGGCAGCCTCGAAGGCGGTCCTCGCCAAGACCAAGGAGCAAATCCGtggccagcgccgccgcatCTGCGCCGACCTTGGCAACATATACCAGATCACACCCTGCCCATCGGGCCCTCCGCTGTCGTTCCAaatcgccggcctcgccctcccgAATACGACATATGACATGGCTACTTCTCGcggccccgacgacgacctgtTGTCCGGTGCACTGGGCCACGTCGCTGCGTTGACGAACGCCCTGCAATATTACCTCTCCGTACCCCTGCCGTACCCCGTCACGCCCTTTGGGTCACGCTCGTCCATTCGCGATGACATATCCCTCCTCACCGATCTCAACTCGGCCCAAGCAGCCCGCCAACGCGACTTCCCCTTGTACCTTCCCCGAGGCGGCTCCACTGCGGCGCAATATCGATTCGACTACGGCTGGTTTATCTTGAACAAGGACATCGAGGCCCTGTGCGCAAGCCAGGGCCTCAAGGTAGTCGACATTCGTCACACCCTACCGAATCTCAAGTACCTGCTCTACGTCTGCAGCGCGGGCAGCGACGAGGTCCCCGAACGCAAGCGTGGTGGTGTTCGCGGTCTCTGGGCCGGACGTCTGAAGGGCCGCATTCCTTCCTCTGCTGTCATTGCCAGCGACGGAGATACGagcagcgtcggcggcagtCGCCGCGGTAGTACCGATAGCGAGGTGCTCAGTCGACAGCGCGACGAGCTCCGGAAAGCAATGACCGTTCGTGATGGGGCCGAGTCGCCCATCGACCACAGCCACAACGGCACCGGGAACGGTAACGGCAACGGCGGATTTGCAGGCCTGCCCTTTGACGAGGTGAAGGTCTCGCTGAGGACGAAGGGCATGAGGGAGAACGCAGGAAAGTAG
- a CDS encoding Integral membrane protein has translation MTRTLGLLGRHPLLSLVLLLSWLAAAVEAQGVAELLSQIPSCALPCLTQGLADGNCSLTSAVTAADCLCLNIPLQSDLSTCVQLNCHFEDQARAASLETSLCAAYPKESRSHEVKTIAIVLSVITFPVVALRCISRWMITRRLWWDDWTAVFATVLLAGLAGIEIASADLGFGTHYWNVELAAGTKLIQLFYVVQQLYILIQVFAKISILLFFSRIFPARWFQLTVRYFITFLLIHGLVFLLVIVFQCTPISSTWDRSNPDRKCLNVTAIGYAGAVLSIVEDLVILVLPIPELVKLQLNIRKKIALGFMFSLGSFACITTMVRLKYLVMFSSTFDTTWDNVDIVIWSIVEEFCAILCASLPALRPLLQKVPQLFTSKKETTKETRSTAQSRRSILHIGKDKFHELPETPVSGVDDDDDDDEDQPPALIDIADQMAAQADGKRPVVFAKDKETTVNWRADVELQNVKEGKRWQKNVNGRL, from the exons ATGACCAGAACTTTGGGGCTCCTTGGCCGGCACCCGCTGCTATCGCTTGTCTTGCTGTTGTCTTGGCTCGCGGCCGCGGTGGAGGCGCAGGGCGTCGCCGAACTCCTCTCCCAGATTCCCAGTTGCGCT CTTCCATGTCTCACGCAAGGTCTGGCAGATGGTAACTGCAGCTTAACATCGGCCGTCACCGCTGCCGACTGCCTGTGTCTCAACATCCCGCTGCAGTCGGACTTATCGACATGTGTGCAGCTCAACTGCCACTTTGAAGATCAAGCAC GTGCCGCGAGTCTCGAGACGAGCCTGTGTGCCGCGTATCCAAAGGAGTCGAGGAGCCACGAGGTCAAGACCATCGCCATTGTCCTGTCGGTTATTACGTTCCCGGTTGTTGCACTCCGCTGTATCTCGAGATGGATGATTACCCGAAGGCTGTGGTGGGACGACTGGACAGCTGTGTTTGCAACG GTGCTCCTCGCCGGACTCGCAGGCATCGAAATCGCGAGCGCCGACCTGGGCTTCGGGACGCACTACTGGAACGTCGAACTGGCCGCTGGAACGAAGCTGATCCAGCTCTTCTACGTCGTCCAGCAGCTCTACATCCTCATCCAGGTCTTCGCCAAGATCTCCATCCTGCTTTTCTTCTCCCGCATCTTCCCTGCGCGCTGGTTCCAGCTGACCGTCCGCTACTTCATCACCTTCCTGCTGATccacggcctcgtcttcctcctcgtcatcgtcttccagTGCACGCCCATCTCGTCAACGTGGGACAGGAGCAACCCGGACCGCAAGTGCCTCAACGTCACGGCCATCGGGtacgccggcgccgtcctcagcatcgtcgaggacctggtcATCCTAGTCCTGCCAATCCCCGAACTAGTCAAACTGCAGCTCAACATCCGAAAGAAGATTGCACTGGGCTTCATGTTCAGTCTCGGATCATT TGCCTGCATTACTACCATGGTCCGACTCAAGTATTTGGTCATGTTCTCGAGCACCTTTGACACAACCTGGGAcaacgtcgacatcgtcatctGGTCCATCGTCGAGGAATTCTGCGCAATCCTCTGCGCGAGCCTCCCGGCCCTGCGCCCGCTGCTGCAAAAAGTGCCTCAGCTCTTCACCAGCAAAAAGGAGACGACCAAGGAAACCCGCAGCACGGCGCAGTCCAGGCGCTCGATACTCCACATCGGCAAGGACAAGTTCCACGAACTCCCGGAGACCCCGGTCAGCGGCgtagacgacgacgacgacgacgacgaggaccagccgccggcgctgatcgacatcgccgaccagATGGCGGCCCAGGCGGACGGCAAGCGGCCGGTGGTCTTTGCGAAAGACAAGGAGACGACGGTCAACTGgcgcgccgacgtcgagttGCAAAACGTAAAGGAAGGGAAGAGGTGGCAAAAGAACGTCAACGGGAGGCTCTAA
- a CDS encoding Plasma membrane protein: MDFENATGPGLEVVSTDGANMNDTKTNLVTVIWGVNLTAFVLVGLLVPLRVIVRCTITRNFFSDDVLVIIAALFTFGICSLLPIATDLGLGQHSQDIDAELLPDNTKSLLQLIFIANILYPCAIAFTRLSAICSFLRLITERTARWLLFAAAALTSAFAVSSVFAVVFQCRPVSAAWDSSTSGASCFPFLDFLHASTAIGIGIDALLCTAPLVYFWRMEIPLRKKVQVTVLLAFAGLSCAAAVIKIVNLHLLNQGDITYNWTSWVLFSIAECTVGIIAISIPPILPLFTKCSRHRKHGVSLPRGGGGSLRFTSMPEKPIFNRAIAPRVIKPMATPWKDRPLEKTANPDFKPDFQWLRLEHAEATNLCWDRATQSTKANQILGIAL; encoded by the exons ATGGATTTTGAAAACGCGACTGGGCCGGGCTTGGAGGTAGTCTCGACAGACGGCGCCAACATGAACGATACAAAGACAAACCTGGTGACGGTGATCTGGGGTGTCAACCTCACGGCCTTCGTCCTAGTCGGCCTCCTCGTGCCCCTGCGCGTCATTGTCCGCTGCACCATTACAAGGAACTTCTTCAGCGACGACGTGCTGGTCATAATCGCGGCGCTCTTCACTTTTGGGATCTGCTCGTTGCTCCCTATCG CGAcggatctcggcctcggccagcacTCTCAGGACATCGACGCCGAACTCTTGCCTGACAACACAAAGAGCCTTCTTCAG ctcatcttcatcgccaaCATCCTTTACCCCTGCGCCATCGCGTTCACGAGGTTGTCGGCGATATGCTCGTTCCTCCGGCTCATCACGGAAAGGACGGCACGGTGGCTGTTGTTCGCGGCAGCGGCTCTGACTAGCGCTTTTGCCGTCTCTtccgtcttcgccgtcgtcttccagTGCAGAcccgtctcggccgcctggGACTCGAGCACAAGCGGCGCCTCATGTTTTCCCTTTCTCGATTTCCTCCACGCCAGCACGGCCATCGGGATCGGCATCGATGCGCTGTTGTGCACCGCACCCCTGGTCTATTTCTGGCGGATGGAAATTCCGCTGCGGAAAAAAGTCCAGGTGAcggtcctcctcgccttTGCCGGGCT TTCTTGTGCTGCGGCTGTCATCAAGATTGTGAACCTGCACCTCCTCAACCAAGGTGACATAACGT ACAACTGGACGTCATGGGTGCTGTTCTCCATCGCCGAGTGTACAGTGGGCATCATAGCCATCTCGATACCCCCGATCCTCCCCCTCTTTACCAAATGCTCTCGGCACAGAAAGCACGGCGTCTCGCTCccgcggggaggggggggctcGCTCCGCTTCACATCCATGCCTGAAAAGCCCATCTTCAACCGTGCCATCGCGCCCCGAGTCATCAAGCCGATGGCGACGCCCTGGAAGGACCGGCCgctcgagaagacggcgaacCCAGACTTCAAACCCGACTTCCAGTGGCTCAGGCTGGAGCACGCAGAAGCGACGAACCTGTGCTGGGATAGGGCGACCCAGTCGACGAAGGCGAACCAGATCCTCGGCATAGCGTTGTGA
- a CDS encoding Daunorubicin C-13 ketoreductase, producing MPGYWNPLTDMPSLEGKVVVVTGGKLTVCSAGIGLSTVKFIALRGARVYFTARSKDKADRARALLTSENPEIDNGRLHWLPLDLADLASVSAAVKELKSKESKVDILINNAGLCSASTQTVGPGWEWHMGVNHVGHFVFTNGVFPLLKNATMQPGADVRIITLSSNVNYAILPSNYQFTFDSPSFLASPVPYYPWQWRYLSRHVFVVDMIRYSVSKVANLLFAQELQRRMDERGLPILSISVHPGGVASEGTKGIGNSVFSLARAAVFLSTDQGAVTSLFAATASEVRENADVFKGKYLEPYGKVVTPNPIANDAKQVRGMWDNTTAEVNKHLSDIGMAPLQQW from the exons ATGCCCGGCTACTGGAACCCGTTGACTGACATGCCCAGTCTTGAAGGCAAGGTAGTTGTTGTGACTGGGGGCAA GCTCACCGTTTGCAGTGCCGGCATCGGATTGTCAACCGTCAAGTTCATCGCCCTACGAGGCGCTAGAGTCTATTTCACCGCGAGATCCAAAGACAAGGCCGACAGGGCCCGGGCTCTTCTCACGTCAGAGAATCCTGAGATTGACAATGGTCGACTCCACTGGCTGCCGCTCGATCTGGCGGATCTggcatccgtctcggcaGCGGTTAAGGAGCTGAAATCGAAAGAAAGCAAAGTTGATATTCTAA TCAACAACGCCGGCCTTTGCTCTGCGTCTACGCAGACAGTAGGCCCCGGATGGGAATGGCACATGGGGGTCAA TCACGTCGGCCACTTCGTCTTCACAAACGGCGTATTCCCTCTGCTTAAAAACGCAACGATGCAGCCAGGGGCTGATGTGCGCATCATCACGCTCAGCTCCAACGTCAACTATGCCATCCTGCCTTCCAACTACCAGTTCACGTTCGACTCCCCGTCATTCCTTGCCAGCCCTGTCCCCTACTACCCCTGGCAATGGCGGTATCTCTCTCGTcacgtcttcgtcgtcgacatgaTCCGGTACTCGGTCTCCAAGGTCGCCAACCTCCTGTTCGCCCAGGAGCTCCAGCGGCGGATGGACGAGCGGGGGCTGCCGATCCTGTCCATCTCGGTGCACCCAGGAGGCGTGGCCAGCGAGGGGACCAAGGGTATTGGGAATTCGGTCTTTTCGCTCGCCAGGGCGGCCGTGTTCTTGTCGACTGACCAGGGCGCCGTGACGTCTCTCTTTGCGGCCACCGCGAGCGAAGTGCGCGAGAACGCCGACGTGTTCAAGGGTAAATACCTGGAGCCTTATGGCAAAGTTGTGACACCGAATCCGATCGCAAACGACGCAAAACAGGTCAGGGGGATGTGGGACAACACGACAGCGGAAGTCAACAAACATCTTTCAGATATTGGGATGGCGCCGCTGCAGCAGTGGTGA
- a CDS encoding FAD binding domain-containing protein, with amino-acid sequence MRFTSTLSWAAAALPLTSAKPFPQTPQAAKAGNSSNTIQACLSAANAPVTVSSSSDWSEDIRPYNARVQFTPALVVAATDASHVQAAVRCASQYGKTVTARGGGHSYSSSGLGGENGHVVVRLDEMFGVTLNADNTATVQAGARLGHVATELFKQGGRAISHGSCPGVGASGHSIHGGFGFSSHLYGLATDWIVEATVVTADGKIVKASQSQNPDLFWAIRGAGSSFGIITEFKFNTFAAPSVVTWYKVPFNLKKDKLIAALVALQAYAQGDMPAELNMRAVITSDSTAFDGLYIGTEAQTRSVLKKFLSPLGIDVGGATITQTNWVGQLEHFAGEDLDQTGPQDASDTFYASSLMTKAVSQDGFKAFVNYYLNTAKSTYTGWFVLVDVHGGKNSKTAQVANSATAYAHRDKVLMWQFYDSSGDEAYPSSGYSFLGKWMSSVTATMAKADWGRYANYADSQLSKADAQDQYYRDNLPRLKTIKTKYDAKGLFTYPQGVGS; translated from the exons ATGAGGTTCACCTCCACTCTTTCCTGGGCGGCTGCCGCCCTCCCGTTGACCTCAGCCAAACCGTTTCCCCAAACCCCCCAAGCCGCCAAAGCAGGGAATTCCAGCAACACCATCCAGGCCTGTCTCAGTGCGGCCAACGCCCCCGTCACTGTGTCCTCCTCTTCAGACTGGTCCGAGGACATCAGGCCCTACAATGCGCGCGTGCAGTTCACGCCGGCGCTCGTGGTGGCGGCCACCGACGCGAGCCACGTGCAGGCGGCCGTGAGATGCGCATCCCAGTACGGCAAGACCGTCACggcgcgcggcggcggacacAGCtactcgtcgtcggggcTCGGCGGTGAGAACGGCCACGTCGTGGTCCGGCTAGATGAGATGTTTGGCGTCACGCTGAACGCCGACAACACGGCCACCGTGCAGGCCGGCGCTCGTCTCGGACACGTGGCGACGGAGCTGTTCAAACAGGGCGGCCGAGCCATCTCTCATGGTTCATGTCCAGG AGTCGGCGCATCCGGTCACAGCATccacggcggcttcggcttcaGCTCGCATCTTTACGGCCTGGCGACGGACTGGATCGTCGAAGCGACGGTCGTCACGGCCGACGGGAAGATCGTCAAGGCCTCGCAGAGCCAGAACCCGGACCTCTTCTGGGCCatccgcggcgccggctcaTCGTtcggcatcatcaccgaGTTCAAGTTCAACACCTTCGCCGCCCCGAGCGTCGTCACCTGGTACAAGGTGCCCTTCAACCTGAAGAAGGACAAGCTCATCGCGGCGCTCGTGGCCCTCCAGGCGTACGCCCAGGGCGACATGCCCGCCGAGCTCAACATGCGCGCCGTCATCACCTCGGACAGCACGGCCTTTGACGGCCTCTACATCGGCACCGAGGCGCAGACGCGCAGCGTATTGAAGAAGTTCCTCTCGCCCCTGggcatcgacgtcggcggcgccaccaTCACCCAGACGAACTGGGTCGGCCAGCTGGAGCActtcgccggcgaggacctcgaccAGACGGGCCCGCAGGACGCGAGCGACACCTTCTACGCCTCGAGCCTCATGACCAAGGCGGTCTCGCAGGACGGCTTCAAGGCCTTTGTCAACTACTACCTGAACACGGCCAAGTCGACGTACACGGGCTGGTTCGTCCTGGTCGACGTCCACGGCGGCAAGAACTCCAAGACGGCGCAGGTCGCCaactcggcgacggcgtacGCGCACCGCGACAAGGTGCTCATGTGGCAGTTCTACGACTCgtcgggcgacgaggcgtACCCCTCGTCCGGCTACTCGTTCCTCGGCAAGTGGATGTCTTCGGTCACCGCCaccatggccaaggccgactGGGGCCGGTACGCCAACTACGCCGACTCGCAGCTGAGCAAGGCAGATGCGCAGGACCAGTATTACAGGGATAACCTGCCGCGGTTGAAGACCATCAAGACGAAGTACGACGCCAAGGGCCTCTTCACGTACCCCCAGGGTGTGGGCTCCTAA
- a CDS encoding Beta-lactamase has translation MALVHGSCDPKFEQVRNQLQQFIESGEEIGAAITVNIDGKDVIDLWGGHTDVERTRPWDRDTIVTVFSLTKNVLSLAVLILVDRGVLSISDKVAKFWPEFAAKGKENVEIRHILSHTSGVSGWESDRPLSFDEICDLDAAADKLAAQAPWWEPGTASGYHSWTFGYLLAAIVRRATGSTLQQFVIEEIVKPLGADFQFGVSESDLGRTTDVLATAMPPLGPGMGPQPGSIAAKTMNPLPIPLDFGNTPAWRQGNILSASGHSTARGLNRILSAISLGGCVDGKRLLSRETLDLVFEEQSNGVDLVVGAPLRFGVGFALTGAEGPTAYLPKGRVCFWAGLGGSLAVMDLDRKLTITYAMNKMSMAGLGNAAARSYVKAIYEALDDE, from the coding sequence ATGGCTCTAGTACACGGCTCCTGCGACCCCAAATTTGAGCAAGTTCGCAACCAACTCCAGCAGTTCATCGAGTCTGGAGAAGAaatcggcgccgccatcaccgtcaacATCGACGGCAAGGATGTCATCGACCTGTGGGGCGGCCACACCGACGTGGAGCGTACCCGGCCGTGGGACAGGGACACCATCGTCACCGTCTTCTCCCTGACGAAAAACGTCCTCAGCCTTGCCGTCCTtatcctcgtcgaccgcggGGTCCTGTCAATTTCCGACAAGGTCGCCAAGTTCTGGCCCGAGTTTGCCGCCAAAGGCAAGGAGAACGTCGAGATCCGCCACATCCTCTCGCACACCTCGGGGGTCTCGGGCTGGGAGTCTGACAGGCCGCTCTCGTTTGACGAGATCTGCGACCTGGACGCGGCCGCGGACAAGCTAGCCGCGCAGGCCCCGTGGTGGGAACCCGGCACCGCGTCCGGGTATCATTCCTGGACTTTCGGGTATctgctcgccgccatcgtccgCCGGGCCACCGGTTCGACGTTGCAGCAGTTCGTCATCGAGGAGATTGTCAAGCCTCTCGGTGCGGACTTCCAGTTCGGAGTGTCCGAGAGCGATCTGGGCCGGACCACAGACGTCCTCGCCACGGCCATGCCTCCACTCGGTCCCGGGATGGGTCCCCAGCCCGGCTCCATCGCGGCCAAGACGATGAACCCGCTGCCGATACCGTTGGATTTTGGCAACACCCCTGCCTGGCGCCAGGGCAATATCCTCTCGGCAAGCGGTCACTCGACCGCGCGAGGCCTGAACCGCATCCTGTCGGCCATCAGCCTGGGCGGCTGCGTCGACGGCAAGCGCCTGCTCTCGCGAGAGACGCTTGACCTGGTGTTCGAGGAGCAGTCCAACGgcgtcgatctcgtcgtcggtgctcCCTTGCGCTTTGGCGTCGGCTTCGCCCTCACGGGGGCCGAAGGTCCCACGGCATACCTGCCAAAGGGGCGCGTGTGCTTCTGGGCCGGCCTCGGGGGTTCTCTCGCGGTGATGGACTTGGATCGGAAGTTGACGATTACGTATGCGATGAACAAGATGTCGATGGCGGGCTTGGGAAACGCTGCTGCGAGGTCGTATGTCAAGGCGATATATGAGGCTTTGGATGACGAATGA
- a CDS encoding Hemerythrin HHE cation binding domain-containing protein — MAFYADHPYALIPTPTFQNSQNEKDAPEGEKPDMFVRVASEMALVHNMAIRGLNSIYLQAPHVPAPESKAFLRYVLAWHDLLHVHHSGEEADFFPAIEAMTGQKGLMDCNVSQHKEFHDGLEAFKTYVDACASGREKFDGSRLVTLIDGFGEALTRHLGDEIPSILGLKIFGVDKMAKLEQKFAEEGEKNMKALGLVKGLPFCLSNHDVAFEGDRWAVWPPAPSVVKLLCRHGTYWIHRKSWKFAACDRMGNLKPLYAVPGKADASS, encoded by the exons ATGGCCTTCTACGCCGATCACCCCTACGCTCTCATACCAACCCCGACATTCCAAAATTCCCAAAACGAAAAAGATGCCCCGGAG ggggaaaagcCCGACATGTTCGTCCGTGTCGCCTCCGAGATGGCGCTCGTTCACAACATGGCGATCCGCGGCCTGAACTCGATCTACCTGCAAGCGCCGCACGTCCCGGCCCCGGAGTCCAAGGCGTTCCTGCGATACGTCCTCGCCTGGCACGACCTGCTCCACGTCCACCACtcgggggaggaggcggacTTCTTCCCGGCGATCGAGGCGATGACGGGGCAGAAGGGGCTGATGGACTGCAACGTGTCGCAGCACAAGGAGTTCCACGACGGGCTGGAGGCGTTCAAGACGTACGTCGACGCCTGCGCTTCCGGGAGGGAGAAGTTTGACGGCTCGAGGCTGGTGACGTTGATTGACGGGTTCGGCGAGGCGTTGACGAGacacctcggcgacgagatccCCAGCATCTTGGGGCTGAAGATCTTTGGCGTGGACAAGATGGCCAAGCTGGAGCAGAAGTTTGCagaagagggcgagaagaACATG AAAGCATTGGGCTTGGTCAAGGGCTTGCCATTCTGCCTCTCCAACCATGATGTCGCTTTCGAAGGTGACCGATGGGCGGTCTGGCCACCGGCACCATCGGTGGTCAAGCTTCTCTGCCGACATGGCACGTACTGGATTCATAGAAAATCGTGGAAGTTTGCCGCGTGCGACCGGATGGGCAATTTGAAGCCCCTTTATGCTGTCCCTGGAAAAGCAGATGCTAGTTCATAG
- a CDS encoding Cellulase: MKYLLSLGALVGVASAQAGAWAQCGGSSDWNGPTTCISGYTCIYSNPWYSQCLPGSGPAPSPTTLVTKTTTTTASTTTSTVKPTTTSTPPPTSNLGWKWFGANEAGGEFGEKVLPGTWGTEFIFPNPATITTLRGQGYNTFRVQLKMERLTPGSLTSGFNNAYLQNLTNVVNHITQSGGWAVLDPHNYGRFNNAVITDVAGFQTWWVNFANQFKGNDRVVFDTNNEYHTMDQTLVLNLNQAAINGIRATGATQYIFVEGNQWSGAWSWPAVNDNMKALTDPLNKIVYEMHQYLDSDSSGTSPSCVSTTIGVERVQAATAWLRQNGKVGILGEFAGGANPQCQTAVKGLLDYLKANSDVWSGALWWSAGPWWSDYIFSFEPPSGTGYQYYNSLLKGYLA, translated from the exons ATGAAGTACCTTCTTTCTCttggcgccctcgtcggcgtggcCTCtgcccaggccggcgcctGGGCTCAGTGCGGTGGCAGCTCAGACTGGAATGGGCCGACGACCTGTATCTCCGGCTACACCTGTATCTACTCGAACCCGTGGTACAGCCAGTGTCTTCCCGGCTCCGGTCCGGCTCCGTCTCCGACCACTCTGGTTACGAAGACGACGACTAccacggcgtcgaccacgacgtcgacggtcaagcccaccaccacctcgacACCTCCCCCGACCAGCAACCTCGGCTGGAAGTGGTTCGGTGCCAACGAGGCCGGAGGAGAGTTTG GCGAGAAGGTCTTGCCCGGCACCTGGGGCACCGAGTTCATCTTCCCCAATCCGGCTACCATCACC ACCCTCCGCGGCCAGGGATACAACACCTTCCGCGTGCAGCTCAAGATGGAGCGCCTGACGCCCGGTTCGCTGACCAGCGGCTTCAACAACGCGTACCTCCAGAACCTCACCAACGTGGTCAACCACATCACCCAGAGCGGGGGCTGGGCCGTCCTGGACCCCCACAACTACGGCCGCTTCAAcaacgccgtcatcaccgacgtcgccggcttTCAGACGTGGTGGGTCAACTTCGCCAACCAGTTCAAGGGCAACGACAGGGTCGTCTTCGACACCAACAACGAGTACCACACCATGGACCAGACGCTCGTGCTCAACCTCAACCAGGCCGCCATCAACGGCATCCGCGCCACCGGCGCCACGCAGTACAtcttcgtcgagggcaaCCAGTGGTCCGGCGCCTGGTCGTGGCCGGCGGTCAACGACAACATGAAGGCCCTCACGGACCCCCTGAACAAGATCGTCTACGAGATGCACCAGTACCTCGACTCGGACAGCTCGGGGACGTCCCCGTCGTGCGTGTCGACgaccatcggcgtcgagagGGTCCAGGCCGCGACCGCCTGGCTCCGCCAGAACGGCAAGGTCGGCATCCTGGGCGAGTTCGCCGGCGGGGCCAACCCCCAGTGTCAGACCGCCGTCAAGGGCCTCCTCGATTACCTCAAGGCCAACTCGGACGTGTGGTCCGGCGCGCTCTGGTGGTCTGCCGGGCCCTGGTGGAGCGACTACATCTTCAGCTTCGAGCCTCCCTCCGGCACGGGATACCAGTACTACAACAGCCTCCTCAAGGGCTATTTGGCGTAG